One window of the Sulfitobacter alexandrii genome contains the following:
- the tsaD gene encoding tRNA (adenosine(37)-N6)-threonylcarbamoyltransferase complex transferase subunit TsaD — protein MARSLTILGLESSCDDTAAAVVRTAPDGAKVLSSIVFGQAELHAAYGGVVPEIAARAHAEKLDICVEQALDRAGIRLMDVDGIAVTAGPGLIGGVVSGVMCAKGLAAATGKPLYGVNHLAGHALTPRLTDDVAYPYLMLLVSGGHCQFLLVSGPDDFRRLGGTIDDAPGEAFDKIARLIGLPQPGGPAIEAAAQTGNPMRFAFPRPLLDRPGCDMSFSGLKTAVLRTRDSLIGDQGGLTRQDQADLAAGFQAAVVDVLAEKSARAFQAVAPVGSFCVAGGVAANQSIRAALEKVSANCGAGFIAPPLALCTDNAAMIAFAAAEQAGLRGPDDLTLAARPRWPLDRAQAPMLGSGKKGAKA, from the coding sequence GGTGCTTTCCTCCATCGTTTTCGGCCAGGCGGAACTGCACGCGGCCTACGGCGGCGTCGTTCCGGAAATCGCCGCCCGTGCCCACGCTGAAAAGCTGGATATCTGCGTGGAGCAGGCCTTGGATCGCGCCGGGATCAGGCTGATGGATGTTGACGGCATCGCGGTGACTGCCGGGCCCGGCCTGATCGGAGGAGTTGTATCCGGCGTGATGTGCGCCAAGGGCCTCGCGGCTGCGACCGGCAAACCCTTGTACGGCGTGAACCACCTTGCCGGTCATGCACTCACGCCGCGCCTGACCGACGATGTCGCCTATCCCTATCTCATGCTGCTGGTCTCCGGCGGGCATTGCCAATTCCTGCTGGTTTCAGGACCGGATGATTTCAGGCGACTGGGCGGGACGATCGACGACGCCCCCGGAGAGGCATTCGACAAGATCGCCCGCCTGATCGGACTGCCGCAGCCCGGTGGACCGGCGATCGAAGCCGCCGCCCAGACCGGAAACCCGATGCGCTTTGCCTTCCCCCGCCCGCTTCTGGACCGTCCGGGGTGCGACATGTCGTTCTCGGGCCTGAAAACCGCGGTACTACGGACCCGTGACAGCCTGATCGGCGATCAGGGCGGATTGACCCGACAGGACCAGGCCGATCTCGCGGCAGGATTTCAGGCGGCGGTGGTCGATGTCCTGGCCGAGAAGAGCGCCCGGGCGTTCCAGGCCGTCGCCCCTGTCGGCAGCTTCTGCGTGGCGGGCGGCGTGGCAGCCAACCAGTCCATCCGTGCGGCACTGGAAAAGGTCTCCGCCAACTGCGGCGCGGGCTTCATTGCGCCGCCCCTTGCGCTGTGCACGGACAACGCCGCGATGATCGCTTTCGCGGCGGCGGAACAGGCAGGTCTGCGGGGGCCGGATGACCTGACACTGGCGGCGCGGCCCCGGTGGCCGTTGGACCGCGCGCAGGCGCCGATGCTGGGCAGCGGCAAGAAGGGGGCAAAGGCATGA
- a CDS encoding NAD(P)H-dependent glycerol-3-phosphate dehydrogenase, which produces MSVSVLGAGAFGTALAISLCGRGPVTLWGRDIGEMRTTRVNAARLPDCPLPDALWITDDIAEAAAATTILLAVPMQKLRGFLTDHAALLQGKRLVACCKGMEIDTGLGPVSIIAEEVPTATAAILTGPSFAADIARGLPTALTLGCADEAAAKALQQALTTENLRLYRTVDTVGAELGGALKNVIAIACGAAMGAGLGESARAALLTRGFAEMQRLARTLDAEPDTLAGLSGFGDLVLTCTSDQSRNYRLGLSIGEGRQFDRTVTVEGAATALAVHALAQRSGLDLPITAVVAGLVENRQDVTSAMTSLLARPLKEE; this is translated from the coding sequence ATGAGCGTTTCCGTTCTTGGCGCAGGCGCATTCGGCACTGCCTTGGCGATCTCGCTGTGTGGCAGGGGGCCCGTCACCCTGTGGGGGCGGGATATCGGGGAAATGCGGACCACCCGGGTCAACGCGGCGCGCCTTCCCGACTGCCCGTTGCCCGATGCACTTTGGATTACCGATGATATTGCGGAGGCCGCAGCCGCGACGACCATCCTTCTCGCGGTGCCGATGCAGAAACTGCGCGGCTTTCTGACCGATCATGCCGCCCTGCTGCAGGGCAAGCGACTGGTCGCCTGCTGCAAGGGAATGGAGATCGACACAGGGCTCGGACCGGTTTCGATCATTGCCGAGGAGGTTCCCACCGCCACCGCCGCGATCCTCACCGGGCCCAGTTTTGCAGCCGACATCGCGCGCGGCCTGCCGACGGCACTGACCCTCGGTTGCGCCGACGAAGCGGCGGCGAAAGCGCTCCAGCAGGCTCTGACGACCGAAAATCTGCGTCTTTACCGCACGGTGGATACCGTGGGCGCGGAATTGGGCGGCGCGCTCAAGAACGTGATCGCGATCGCTTGCGGCGCAGCGATGGGTGCCGGCCTCGGAGAAAGCGCACGGGCCGCCTTGCTGACCCGCGGATTCGCGGAAATGCAGCGCTTGGCGCGCACCCTCGACGCCGAGCCGGACACGCTTGCCGGGCTGTCGGGGTTCGGCGATCTGGTGCTCACCTGTACATCCGATCAGTCGCGCAATTATCGGCTTGGTCTGTCAATCGGCGAGGGTCGTCAGTTCGACCGGACAGTCACGGTCGAAGGGGCGGCGACGGCCCTTGCGGTTCATGCACTTGCGCAGAGGTCCGGGCTCGATCTCCCTATCACCGCCGTGGTTGCGGGGCTGGTCGAGAACAGGCAAGATGTGACCAGCGCCATGACGTCCCTGTTGGCGCGGCCGTTGAAGGAAGAATAG
- a CDS encoding YciI family protein: MFVVLMAKDKSGAQDIRAENRPAHLEYLKSTDMVAQAGPLLDDDGAMVGSLIILDVPDMATADDWAAKDPYAKAGLFAEVTLTRWNRVIG, encoded by the coding sequence ATGTTTGTCGTTCTCATGGCAAAGGACAAGTCTGGCGCGCAGGACATTCGCGCAGAGAACCGTCCGGCCCACCTGGAATACCTCAAGTCCACCGACATGGTCGCGCAGGCCGGGCCGCTGCTGGACGATGACGGGGCGATGGTTGGCTCGCTTATCATCCTCGACGTGCCGGACATGGCCACTGCAGACGATTGGGCGGCGAAAGATCCCTATGCGAAGGCCGGGCTTTTCGCCGAAGTGACACTGACACGCTGGAACAGGGTCATCGGCTGA
- a CDS encoding EVE domain-containing protein: protein MAFWLFKSEPNTWGWDDQVSKGDTGEEWDGVRNYQARNFMREMKVGDLGFFYHSMKEKSVVGIVEIIREAHPDSTTDDDRWECVDIKAVRPFNRSVSLDEIKADDRLADMVLVKNSRLSVQPVTDEEWRIICALGDTDP, encoded by the coding sequence ATGGCGTTCTGGCTGTTCAAGTCCGAACCGAACACGTGGGGTTGGGACGATCAGGTTTCCAAGGGCGACACCGGTGAGGAATGGGACGGTGTGCGCAACTACCAAGCGCGCAACTTCATGCGGGAGATGAAGGTCGGTGATCTCGGCTTCTTCTATCATTCGATGAAAGAGAAATCGGTGGTCGGGATCGTCGAGATCATCCGGGAGGCCCATCCAGACAGCACGACGGACGACGACCGCTGGGAGTGCGTGGACATCAAGGCTGTGCGCCCGTTCAATCGCAGCGTTTCTCTGGACGAGATCAAGGCCGACGACAGGTTGGCCGACATGGTGCTTGTCAAGAACTCGCGACTGTCCGTGCAACCGGTGACGGACGAGGAGTGGCGCATCATCTGCGCGCTTGGCGATACCGACCCATAG
- a CDS encoding DUF2853 family protein, whose amino-acid sequence MGKRDEWIAKYADDLRNKCGMTPDMDLLTKVTIGCGPSIYDADAQTVASSQESELELVKKNFLMKKLGLPDGPNLMEAIHSVIETYGKSERNKYRAVIYYMLTKHFGKEAVYG is encoded by the coding sequence ATGGGCAAACGGGACGAATGGATCGCGAAATACGCTGACGATCTGAGAAACAAGTGTGGCATGACCCCGGATATGGACCTGTTGACCAAGGTGACCATCGGTTGTGGCCCGTCGATCTACGACGCGGATGCCCAGACCGTCGCCAGCAGCCAGGAAAGCGAATTGGAGCTGGTGAAAAAGAATTTCCTGATGAAGAAACTCGGACTGCCGGATGGTCCCAACCTGATGGAGGCGATCCATTCGGTAATCGAAACCTACGGCAAGTCCGAGCGGAACAAGTATCGCGCCGTGATCTACTACATGCTGACCAAGCACTTCGGAAAGGAAGCTGTCTACGGCTGA